The Candidatus Thermoplasmatota archaeon DNA segment TCAGCATCTCTACATCCCATCCGATGTAGAAGATATATGCTAGGGGTTAAAAATTGCTATTTCGCAAGAGGTCTAATATTTAATAGACTCCTGAATATCGTAACCACTGGAGGGGATCTCTTCCAGTGCAACAAGCTTTGTTGATATGCCCTTGCTGTTTTTATGGTTGGCTAATGTTTGGAGTTCAGCAGTATATTCAGATGGCGCAAGAATCAAGAGGTCATATGCATCTGAAAAAACAATCGGATGACGCGGTGGTGTATACCGGACGGTAATATCAACACGTTCTGAAAACAAAACCGTATCTTCACTTGGTGTATACCTGAGAGGACTGTAGTGGACTGAGAGGATGATTTCACGGTTTCCATTATGAAGACCGGCACCAACACGATACGTAAATGGTTCTGAAGGATAGGTATCGGCAATCGGATAGTCTGCCGTCGTTTCCCCTTTACTGTATTTTTGAGATATGACCTGAGGTGTTCTGCCAGGGCGTATCTTTGATGTCAGGTGAATGACTTGTGGTTCTGAAAAAACAACGTCAACTGAATCAACCGATGTACCCCAGGGTAGATAGTAAACTTGAGTGATCAGGGGAAGATAGGGGTTGTTTGGTCCTAAGAGGTATGAGGTTGCCTCTGCGAGTTCAACTGTACAAAAGGTATCAGTTTGAATCAGTTTTGGTTGAGAAAAATATATAGTATCAGTGATGAGATGTTCTGTATCCTTGTTAGAACTAGCTCCAGCTCCAAGTCCTGAGAGGACAACAATAAGTATAATTCCCATTGGTACCAGGTTCTTCATATAAATCCCCGCATCTGGTCCTAATATTATTAGGAACTAGTTTATAATAGTTTTGAAAAAATGTGGTAGTTGATGCCCTGTGCTACCCCTATTCAAAAACTATGAATGGTTAATTATTTGATCGTGATTTTCTTTTACCCTCTCTACAGTATGCTTTCTTCTCTGCTGCAAACGATTCTTCCTTTTTTTCTCTCAGCAGGTATTGTCATCTTGATCACGATACTTGCTGAGCGGCATGGTACAAAAATCGGTGGTATTCTTGGAACGTTACCCTCAACGATTATCATCGCGTTTGCCTGTATCGCATATCACCAAGGCATCAGCGTTGCCGTTGAGAGTGTTGTTGTGGTTCCAGCAGGGATGGGGATCAACCTCCTATTCCTCGTATGTTTTTCCATGTATGCATATACGTCACTTTGGTATGCCGTACCGATCTCATTTACCGTTTGGAGTGTCGGAGCGCTCTGTGTATACCTTCTAAAAATAACAACTATCTGGATATCTCTGGTTCTTTTTCTCATCATATACCTGATAACCTTTTTCTTTTTTGAATACCAGCGAAAAACCAGATCAATCACACAGGTCACCGTTCTGTATACACCTCTCAAAATACTTTTTCGAGGCGTCATCGCTGGGGGCGTTATTGCATCATCAATTATTCTGGCAACGACAAATCCGGTGCTTGGTGGGATTTTTTCGATTTTTCCAGCAATCTTTTTTTCAACGATGCTCATCGCA contains these protein-coding regions:
- a CDS encoding DUF3147 family protein; this encodes MIFFYPLYSMLSSLLQTILPFFLSAGIVILITILAERHGTKIGGILGTLPSTIIIAFACIAYHQGISVAVESVVVVPAGMGINLLFLVCFSMYAYTSLWYAVPISFTVWSVGALCVYLLKITTIWISLVLFLIIYLITFFFFEYQRKTRSITQVTVLYTPLKILFRGVIAGGVIASSIILATTNPVLGGIFSIFPAIFFSTMLIAVREHGPTFAEGIAKSMIFGSPSVVSYALAIYFFYPLEDIIFGSIIAFFVSLAVTLLLYKLRKYLK